In a genomic window of Chrysemys picta bellii isolate R12L10 chromosome 1, ASM1138683v2, whole genome shotgun sequence:
- the LOC135983022 gene encoding uncharacterized protein LOC135983022 encodes MQSSPAVMAVQSGNRKRAPAWTDREVLDLIAVWGDESVLSELRSKRRNAKIYEKISKDMAERGYSRDATQCRVKIKELRQGYQKTKEANGRSGSHPQTSRFYEALHSILGAAATTTPPVTVDSEDGILSTAGSSDMLGDGEDEEGDEEGEAVGSSHNADFPDSQDLFITLTEIPYEASPAITPDTESGEGSATPSATVSQPSLESHSQRLARIRRRKKRTREDMFSELMASSQAQAAQQTQWRENLTRMHQANMDREERWRQEDQQATQTLLGLLREQTDTLRRLVDVLQERRQEDRAPLQSISNRPPPPPSPIPTSPKVQRRRGGRVPANSHSTPAESSSSRRLSFPKI; translated from the exons atgcagagctctccagcagtgatggccgtgcagtctgggaatagaaagagagccccagcatggactgatcgtgaagtcttggatctcatcgctgtgtggggcgatgagtccgtgctttccgagctgcgatccaaaagaaggaatgcaaagatctacgagaagatctctaaagacatggcagagagaggatacagccgggatgcaacgcagtgccgcgtgaaaatcaaggagctgagacaaggctaccagaagaccaaagaggcaaacggacgctccggatcccatccccagacatcccgtttctacgaggcactgcattccatcctcggtgctgccgccaccactaccccaccagtgaccgtggactctgaggatgggatactgtccacggccggttcctcagacatgttaggggacggggaagatgaggaaggagatgaggagggcgaggcagttggcagctctcacaacgctgatttccccgacagccaggatctcttcatcacccttacagagatcccctacgaagcgtccccagccattaccccggacacagaatctggtgaaggatcagcca ccccgtctgcgactgtctcacaacctagcctggaatcacactcccagaggctagcgcggattaggcgtaggaagaagaggacacgggaggacatgttctctgagcttatggcctcttcccaagcccaggcagcacagcagacccagtggcgggagaacttgacccgaatgcaccaagccaacatggatcgggaggagaggtggcggcaggaagaccagcaggcgactcaaacgctgcttggactactgagggagcaaacggacacgctccggcgccttgtggatgttctgcaggaacggaggcaggaggacagagccccgctgcagtccatctctaaccgccctcccccgccaccaagtcccatacccacctcacccaaagtgcaaagaaggagaggcggcagagtccctgctaactctcactccacccctgcagagagctctagtagcagaaggctctcatttcccaaaatttga